In the Hordeum vulgare subsp. vulgare chromosome 7H, MorexV3_pseudomolecules_assembly, whole genome shotgun sequence genome, one interval contains:
- the LOC123410357 gene encoding protein MIS12 homolog isoform X2 — translation MEGDDETSAVEAALGLSPQIFINEVINMIDDIGFQAFQYCLQEGASVAFGDAKATSKAEELKRDNSSATVLHKDGSSDSELDAELDFLRKKLADANMEYEELQREIISLERQATYKSNLNSSIAEVMKPYEDKSVQENIQAFVNALPELHEKMKVMNRKKAEARVGQNVWNAKCLRDLRRIAPGSSSTPSTEDIQEVNAVVKGLRKE, via the exons ATGGAAGGGGACGACGAGACCTCGGCAGTGGAGGCGGCGCTGGGGCTGAGCCCTCAGATCTTCATAAACGAGGTCATCAACATGATCGACGACATCGGTTTCCAGGCCTTCCAGTACTGCCTCCA GGAAGGCGCCTCCGTGGCCTTCGGCGATGCCAAGGCGACCAGTAAGGCCGAGGAGCTGAAACGG GATAATTCCTCTGCAAcggtgttgcataaagatgggagTTCTGATTCGGAACTGGATGCAGAACTTGATTTTTTGAGAAAAAAACTGGCAGAT GCTAACATGGAATATGAAGAACTTCAAAGAGAAATTATTTCCTTGGAAAGGCAAGCTACATACAAGAGTAACCTTAATTCCTCTATCGCTGAAGTAATGAAACCATATGAAGACAAATCTGTTCAGGAGAACATTCAAG CTTTTGTGAACGCGCTACCAGAATTGCACGAGAAAATGAAGGTTATGAACAGGAAAAAGGCTGAGGCCAGGGTAGGTCAAAATGTTTGGAATGCCAAATGTCTTAGAGACCTGAGGCGCATAGCACCGG GTTCTAGTTCTACTCCTAGCACCGAGGACATTCAAGAGGTGAACGCGGTTGTGAAAGGCTTGCGGAAGGAGTAA
- the LOC123410357 gene encoding protein MIS12 homolog isoform X1, which yields MEGDDETSAVEAALGLSPQIFINEVINMIDDIGFQAFQYCLQEGASVAFGDAKATSKAEELKRGVTVIWNLVTDVLNKRMSNWETYCLLQCLTVPEGFVAPEDDNSSATVLHKDGSSDSELDAELDFLRKKLADANMEYEELQREIISLERQATYKSNLNSSIAEVMKPYEDKSVQENIQAFVNALPELHEKMKVMNRKKAEARVGQNVWNAKCLRDLRRIAPGSSSTPSTEDIQEVNAVVKGLRKE from the exons ATGGAAGGGGACGACGAGACCTCGGCAGTGGAGGCGGCGCTGGGGCTGAGCCCTCAGATCTTCATAAACGAGGTCATCAACATGATCGACGACATCGGTTTCCAGGCCTTCCAGTACTGCCTCCA GGAAGGCGCCTCCGTGGCCTTCGGCGATGCCAAGGCGACCAGTAAGGCCGAGGAGCTGAAACGG GGAGTAACTGTAATTTGGAACTTGGTAACGGATGTCTTGAATAAAAGAATGAGCAATTGGGAGACGTATTGCCTTCTGCAATGTTTAACTGTACCTGAAGGATTTGTAGCGCCTGAAGAT GATAATTCCTCTGCAAcggtgttgcataaagatgggagTTCTGATTCGGAACTGGATGCAGAACTTGATTTTTTGAGAAAAAAACTGGCAGAT GCTAACATGGAATATGAAGAACTTCAAAGAGAAATTATTTCCTTGGAAAGGCAAGCTACATACAAGAGTAACCTTAATTCCTCTATCGCTGAAGTAATGAAACCATATGAAGACAAATCTGTTCAGGAGAACATTCAAG CTTTTGTGAACGCGCTACCAGAATTGCACGAGAAAATGAAGGTTATGAACAGGAAAAAGGCTGAGGCCAGGGTAGGTCAAAATGTTTGGAATGCCAAATGTCTTAGAGACCTGAGGCGCATAGCACCGG GTTCTAGTTCTACTCCTAGCACCGAGGACATTCAAGAGGTGAACGCGGTTGTGAAAGGCTTGCGGAAGGAGTAA